Proteins from one Limanda limanda chromosome 9, fLimLim1.1, whole genome shotgun sequence genomic window:
- the LOC133010242 gene encoding leukocyte elastase inhibitor-like: MAAISSSITAFALDLFRILSRANPSGNMLVSPLSIKSALAMVYLGARGDTAAQMAKAMSFQPGEAVHAEFKELIEDIDSSSKSFNLKTANRLYWDKNEKFLTAYVEDMRKYYQADLKIVDIIGAMEASRKEINTWVEQQTEKQIKDLLKPGIVSAETKLVLVNAIYLNADWKNCFYKEDTEDMYFRVSQNETKSVRMIIQKKKLPYKHIPDHALQILELPYVEEELSMFILLPEQSTDGSNSLLKLVKDLTLERLNEWTDKENMVESVIHVQLPKFKLEEDYELKHPLSKLGMTEVFRKSDDLSGMNGGQNLFLTEVIHKAFVEVNEEGTEAVAATPAHGIELKVVKEPGRKSAISVSCGQSEGLLFKADHPFLFFVRHNKTKSILFLGRFSSPQ; encoded by the exons ATGGCCGCCATCAGCAGCTCAATCACAGCCTTTGCCTTGGATCTGTTCCGGATTCTGAGCCGTGCAAACCCATCAGGGAATATGTTGGTGTCTCCTCTGAGCATCAAGTCAGCTCTGGCTATGGTCTACCTGGGAGCCCGAGGAGACACAGCTGCTCAAATGGCCAAG GCCATGTCATTCCAACCTGGTGAAGCTGTCCACGCCGAATTCAAGGAGCTGATCGAAGACATCGACTCATCATCGAAATCATTCAATCTGAAGACAGCCAATCGTCTGTATTGGGACAAAAACGAAAAGTTCCTCACT GCATACGTGGAAGACATGCGTAAGTACTACCAGGCCGACCTGAAGATTGTGGATATCATCGGGGCCATGGAGGCGAGCAGAAAGGAGATCAACACCTGGGTcgagcagcagacagaaa AGCAAATAAAAGATCTCCTGAAGCCGGGGATAGTCTCTGCAGAGACGAAGCTGGTTCTGGTCAATGCCATCTACTTGAATGCAGACTGGAAGAACTGCTTTTATAAAGAAGACACCGAAGACATGTATTTTAGAGTCAGCCAG AATGAGACCAAATCAGTCCGGATGATTatccagaagaagaagctgcccTACAAACACATCCCTGACCACGCTCTGCAGATCCTGGAGCTGCCgtatgtggaggaggagctcagcaTGTTCATCCTGTTGCCTGAACAGTCCACAGACGGCTCCAACTCTCTGCTGAAG CTGGTGAAGGATCTGACGCTGGAGAGGCTGAATGAATGGACCGACAAGGAAAACATGGTCGAGTCAGTGATCCACGTTCAGCTGCCAAAGTTCAAGCTGGAGGAGGACTACGAGCTGAAACACCCTCTGTCCAAGCTGGGCATGACGGAAGTGTTCCGCAAGTCAGACGACCTGTCTGGCATGAACGGCGGACAGAATCTCTTCCTGACTGAGGTGATACACAAGGCCTTCGTGGAGGTGAACGAGGAGGGCACGGAGGCGGTGGCAGCCACACCAGCCCACGGAATTGAGCTAAAGGTGGTTAAGGAACCCGGCAGAAAATCTGCCATCTCAGTTAGCTGTGGGCAGAGCGAGGGTCTGTTGTTCAAAGCAGACcaccccttcctcttcttcgtcAGGCACAATAAAACCAAGTCCATCCTCTTCCTCGGCAGGTTCTCGTCTCCTCAgtag
- the LOC133010535 gene encoding leukocyte elastase inhibitor-like produces the protein MGIHTSIYVPGDHNDIHVNRSARSSIVISGDVQLFQTLSRANPSGNMLVSPLSISSALAMVYLGARGDTAAQMEEALSFQPGEDFHAEFKKFIEDINSPSKLYILQTANRLYGEKTAKFLPRFLDDTRKYYQADLKTVDFIGAAEASREEINTWVEKQTENKIKDLVKPGIVSDGTKLVLVNAIYFKANWKNRFDEANTKEMPFKVSQTESKPVQMMFQKKNLPYNYIPDHALKILELPYVEEELSMLILLPKQSTDGSDPLLKLEKELTLQRLNEWTNKGNMLVHSDVHVHLPKFKLEEDYKLNEPLSKLGMMDVFNPSKADLSGMNSEGGLFLSEVVHKAFVEVNEEGTEAAAATAAVVTNGPCSFTADHPFLFFIRHNKTKSILFLGRFSSPQ, from the exons ATGGGCATCCACACCAGCATCTACGTCCCCGGCGACCACAACGACATACACGTCAATCGGTCAGCCCGAAGCTCAATCGTCATCTCAGGCGATGTGCAGCTGTTCCAGACTCTGAGCCGTGCAAACCCATCAGGGAATATGTTGGTGTCTCCTCTGAGCATCAGTTCAGCTCTGGCTATGGTCTACCTGGGAGCCAGAGGAGACACAGCTGCTCAAATGGAAGAG GCCCTGTCATTCCAACCTGGGGAAGACTTCCACGCCGAATTCAAGAAGTTTATCGAAGACATCAACTCACCATCGAAATTATACATTCTGCAAACAGCCAATCGTCTGTATGGGGAGAAAACTGCAAAGTTCCTCCCT CGTTTCCTGGACGACACGCGTAAGTACTACCAGGCCGACCTGAAGACTGTGGATTTCATCGGGGCCGCAGaggcgagcagagaggagatcaACACCTGGGTCGAGAAGCAGACAGAAA ataaaataaaagatcttGTGAAGCCGGGAATAGTCTCTGATGGTACGAAGCTGGTTCTGGTCAATGCCATCTACTTTAAGGCAAACTGGAAGAACCGCTTTGATGAAGCAAACACCAAAGAGATGCCCTTTAAAGTCAGCCAG aCTGAGAGCAAACCAGTCCAGATGATGTTCCAGAAGAAGAATCTGCCCTACAACTACATCCCTGACCACGCTCTGAAGATCCTGGAGCTGCCgtatgtggaggaggagctcagcaTGTTGATCCTGTTGCCTAAACAGTCCACAGACGGATCTGACCCTCTGCTGAAG ctggagaaggagctgacGCTGCAGAGGCTGAATGAATGGACCAACAAGGGAAACATGTTAGTGCACTCAGATGTCCATGTTCACCTGCCAAAGTTCAAGCTGGAGGAGGACTACAAGCTGAACGAGCCTCTGTCCAAGCTGGGCATGATGGACGTGTTCAACCCGTCAAAGGCCGACCTGTCTGGCATGAACAGTGAAGGAGGACTCTTTCTGTCTGAGGTGGTACACAAGGCCTTCGTGGAGGTGAACGAGGAGGGCACGGAGGCggctgcagccacagcagccGTGGTCACTAATGGTCCCTGTAGCTTCACAGCAGACcaccccttcctcttcttcatcaggcaCAATAAAACCAAGTCTATCCTCTTCCTCGGCAGGTTCTCGTCTCCTCAgtag